The proteins below are encoded in one region of Drosophila santomea strain STO CAGO 1482 chromosome 3R, Prin_Dsan_1.1, whole genome shotgun sequence:
- the LOC120453196 gene encoding protein spaetzle isoform X5, with amino-acid sequence MMTPMWTSLFKVLLPLLLAVAMYEAKDYDAVIKSLFITQNITNDKGVVLFNTAADSAPFMPIPIQRDDPPQKQNLKHNLKQNLNQSPIPETNHHYHQYQSLIQPDQYFKVQRSPNGKLNLVFNDTFVSLQRTEAEMQSDQTSPPRHHSNSFVFPDSPLVNQHTSQAPPPHSQNDTKDQNPCSKGNMHKHKTFCTEVDDYPDISSLTQKLKTNFSKFFGNDFQPTDVGSRFGDADERFLCRSIRRTIQPKKGIKADNTWEYIINTDEFKQSIQIEECEGENQACDFAANFPQNYNPVCKQHYTQQTLASLKSDGKLDVVLEAFMIPSCCKCALKAV; translated from the exons ATGATGACGCCCATGTGGACATCGCTGTTCAAAGTCCTGCTGCCACTGCTACTTGCGGTTGCCATG TACGAGGCCAAGGATTATGATGCTGTGATCAAATCGCTTTTCATAACTCAAAATATTACCAATGATAAGGGAGTTGTACTCTTTAAT ACGGCCGCGGACAGTGCACCCTTCATGCCCATACCCATCCAGCGCGACGATCCGCCCCAGAAACAGAATCTGAAGCATAATCTGAAACAGAATCTGAATCAATCCCCGATCCCTGAAACGAACCACCATTACCATCAGTATCAGAGCCTGATCCAACCAGATCAGTACTTCAAAGTGCAGCGCTCCCCGAATGGCAAGCTGAATCTGGTCTTTAACGATACGTTCGTATCTTTGCAGAGGACGGAAGCGGAGATGCAATCCGATCAGACGAGTCCCCCCCGACATCATTCGAACT CCTTTGTCTTCCCCGATTCCCCCCTAGTCAACCAACACACTTCGCAAGCCCCACCACCTCATTCCCAGAATGACACCAAGGATCAAAATCCCTGCTCCAAGGGTAACATGCACAAGCACAAGACCTTCTGCACGGAAGTGGATGACTACCCGGACATTTCGAGCCTCACACAGAAGTTGAAAACCAATTTCTCCAAGTTCTTTGGCAACGATTTTCAGCCCACGGATGTGGGCTCTCGCTTTGGTGACGCAGACGAGCGATTCCTCTGCAGGAGCATAAGGAGGACTATACAACCGAAAAAGGGCATCAAGGCGGACAATACCTGGGAGTACATTATCAATACCGATGAGTTCAAACAGTCCATCCAGATCGAGGAATGCGA AGGAGAGAACCAAGCCTGTGACTTTGCCGCCAACTTTCCGCAAAACTACAATCCCGTTTGCAAGCAGCACTACACACAGCAGACCCTGGCCAGCCTCAAGAGCGATGGCAAACTGGACGTGGTGCTGGAGGCCTTCATGATCCCATCCTGTTGCAAGTGCGCCTTGAAGGCTGTGTGA